One part of the Humulus lupulus chromosome 9, drHumLupu1.1, whole genome shotgun sequence genome encodes these proteins:
- the LOC133802241 gene encoding U-box domain-containing protein 17 encodes MASAAIFSSLRRRRSPSLEAFLAPVDLTDVALVQTLASLTAEIVSSFSNMVFYFQRKNSRSLVRKMEVFLVLLEYMRDSRLSLSWTTELCLKELYLLLYRSRILLDYCSQTSKLWLLLQNHSISGHFHDLNQEISTLLDVFPMEDVELGDDVREQVELLRRQSRRAKLFIDKDDETLRIGFYGFLDQFENGQIPDPDELRSFLVERLRIQDPKSCRNEIEFLEEQIVNHEEDIEPTVGVLNGFVALTRYSRFLLFGFEEDEVELGTGTLKKLRKGILSQEIADTFITIPKDFCCPISLDLMRDPVIISTGQTYDRSSISRWVEEGHCTCPKTGQMLIKTCIFPNRALRNLIMQWCIAHGIPYDPPECTESFVAASPTKAALEANRATAALLIQQLANGSQVAKTVAAREIRLLAKTGRENRAFIAEAGAIPHLRTILLSVNPVAQENSVTAMLNLSIYDKNKSRIMDEEGCLESIVEVLRFGQTTEARENAAATLFSLSAVHDYKKRIADAEGAIEALAGLLREGTPRGKKDAVTALFNLSTHTDNCVRMIEAKAVTALVSALGNEGVAEEAAGALALIVRQAIGAEAVGNEEMAVAGLISMMRCGTAKGKENAVAALLELCRSGGATTKEKVVKAPSLAGLLQNLLFTGTKRARRKAASLAREFQRCENTVVHYGGLAVGYALAGNSATSRDSAISGDVSVQMAIPVPVL; translated from the coding sequence ATGGCTTCGGCGGCGATATTCTCCTCGTTAAGGAGGCGAAGATCGCCTTCTTTGGAGGCATTTTTGGCTCCGGTTGACCTTACGGATGTGGCTCTTGTACAAACCCTTGCTTCGCTGACGGCCGAGATCGTTTCATCGTTTTCCAACATGGTTTTCTACTTTCAGAGAAAGAATTCTCGCTCCCTTGTccgaaaaatggaggtttttctggtcTTGTTGGAGTACATGAGGGATTCGCGTTTGAGTCTCTCGTGGACAACGGAGCTTTGTTTAAAGGAGCTTTATTTGCTTCTATATCGCTCAAGAATACTCCTTGACTATTGTTCTCAAACCAGTAAGTTATGGCTTTTGCTTCAAAACCATTCGATTTCGGGTCATTTCCATGATTTGAACCAAGAGATTTCGACCCTTTTAGATGTTTTTCCGATGGAAGATGTTGAACTTGGGGACGATGTTAGGGAGCAAGTTGAGCTCTTGCGGAGGCAGTCCAGAAGGGCTAAGCTGTTTATTGATAAGGACGATGAAACTCTCAGAATTGGCTTCTATGGATTTCTTGATCAGTTTGAGAATGGTCAAATTCCTGATCCGGATGAATTGCGTTCCTTTCTTGTGGAGAGATTACGGATTCAAGACCCAAAGAGTTGTAGAAATGAAATTGAGTTTTTAGAAGAGCAGATTGTGAATCATGAGGAAGATATTGAACCTACAGTTGGGGTTCTTAATGGGTTTGTGGCTCTTACAAGGTATTCCAGGTTTTTGCTCTTTGGGTTCGAGGAGGACGAAGTGGAGTTGGGAACAGGGACTCTGAAGAAGCTGAGAAAAGGGATTCTTTCACAGGAAATTGCAGACACTTTTATAACAATTCCGAAGGACTTTTGCTGCCCAATTTCATTGGATTTGATGCGAGACCCGGTGATAATCTCAACAGGACAGACTTATGATCGGAGTTCCATATCCAGGTGGGTGGAAGAAGGTCACTGTACTTGCCCAAAGACGGGGCAAATGCTTATTAAAACCTGTATCTTTCCCAATCGTGCTTTGAGAAATTTGATTATGCAGTGGTGTATTGCTCATGGGATTCCATATGACCCACCAGAGTGCACAGAAAGCTTTGTGGCGGCTTCCCCAACTAAGGCTGCTCTTGAAGCTAACAGAGCAACAGCAGCTCTTCTTATTCAGCAGCTAGCGAACGGATCACAAGTTGCAAAGACTGTAGCTGCTCGCGAGATTCGTTTATTAGCTAAAACAGGAAGGGAAAACCGTGCTTTCATTGCGGAAGCTGGTGCAATTCCACATCTTCGAACAATACTTTTGTCTGTTAACCCTGTTGCCCAGGAGAATTCCGTCACTGCAATGCTCAACCTGTCCATATATGACAAGAACAAAAGCCGAATTATGGATGAAGAAGGGTGTTTAGAATCAATTGTTGAAGTTCTCAGATTTGGGCAAACAACAGAGGCTAGGGAAAATGCTGCTGCAACCTTGTTTAGCCTTTCGGCAGTTCATGATTACAAGAAGAGAATTGCAGACGCGGAAGGGGCAATCGAAGCCTTAGCAGGGTTGCTTAGAGAGGGTACTCCAAGAGGAAAGAAGGATGCTGTGACTGCCTTGTTTAATCTTTCAACGCACACGGATAACTGTGTGAGAATGATAGAGGCCAAGGCCGTGACAGCACTTGTAAGTGCATTGGGAAATGAAGGAGTAGCTGAGGAAGCAGCAGGTGCCTTGGCCTTGATTGTTAGGCAGGCAATTGGGGCCGAAGCAGTGGGGAATGAGGAAATGGCTGTGGCTGGCTTGATCAGTATGATGCGTTGTGGAACAGCAAAGGGAAAAGAGAATGCAGTTGCAGCATTGCTCGAGTTATGCAGGAGTGGCGGGGCTACCACAAAGGAAAAGGTTGTTAAGGCGCCATCAttggctggtttgctccaaaatTTGCTGTTTACTGGTACAAAGCGAGCAAGAAGAAAGGCAGCTTCTCTTGCCAGAGAATTCCAGAGATGCGAGAATACAGTCGTGCATTATGGTGGTCTTGCCGTGGGATATGCCTTGGCAGGCAATTCGGCCACAAGTAGAGATTCAGCGATATCTGGTGATGTTTCAGTACAAATGGCCATTCCAGTGCCTGTTTTGTAG